From the Tribolium castaneum strain GA2 chromosome 2, icTriCast1.1, whole genome shotgun sequence genome, one window contains:
- the Exn gene encoding uncharacterized protein Exn, whose translation MATLNPVQWEKPLSLDRQSPSLHVLEVPLPSLQNPSFLHSQKLRENLIESRKAFLRNLNEDEKLEPNNEPRKTPTKKISFKIKKTASIYRHNQKMSTISASKVAELTMKFNMINEKNSLLEQPKFRKLVKRVNSQRSLDSDKVTKHSVKNVVTRKPSVKTKPYEDKEIVIVRRKPTIKRKPSRANLEKPVLVTEQNRPTTLPLDEPQPPSTGTVRAAIEIFERRNSSPVPKPKVPEKPTKLKPDKTDEDLVQIVNIPAVLPQRRCDSMYETLNVTKTPLLKPTKSEETIVRPKPNTSFLWSINQDKSPSAKDDWKDLYDFVDPSPQVPPRAAPAKPPTPPKKTFMKPPPEEKIYEELNVSRDEDTISHSYEYCEGDDGYEICAKENIYETLPPPLLPRRQQQEPLPPRPPSRSSYCTIQNPENVSNCYESIYNPESKSNESTYESIYGCQIREGGSNRDSLVSSDQQSNSLYGRASLVGWGEDGTNPYSGKATSDLSTSDRSDDWVDMTDNEDNDNNNEIIIIRERQKAKKTTGWSQQFREQWSKSPRKLPTDQRTDSDPDHLYERLCTNENTQDDDYDSFDSDSDSEGSFTKVNSHDSGLDIGNSQLPEPPNNQTYVLTRLAATAGKHMRKLRRNWSLTKNDISKSLSRMTKRKSRTDLAKHRKSSPEILQPEEPPPPCDNPPEAEAKTLPRKSFLTKFRRSMSLSAESASELTSNLDKPKSTFYLTEIDIDKNESERDSGASLSPVQRNSKVITRPQSPPPPAPVREKKRSTSWYAEVGLFKNSESNAQRRSNTFWYAEVGLYQTGMSTPSTSSAENSGNTTNVSIKPDDFINQDNSEEYYNLKNGSDYYNDSINSFSSTETKKDQSLTTLATDAHLRLEDEPLYQFYDAAVLESVCHDGVSDFDSDGYEEVGDNNSESTLSSRPSAMELVTPNKNLLTVSRTLWCEIPEVIQSSVLSTLSTHQKKLQEAKFEMITSEASYLNSLNVLCNHFVKSFESLDILSKDELEMLFGKVADVKNCSEKLISDLEKCWQENILLHGVCDIVQKHAEENFHVYVPYCENQILLDDTLRRIKERPNFLEQLKQLESSSTCQSLTLYSFLMLPMQRITRWPLLVDAVLKRLSPQDSEYLTCQYALATLNKIVSQCNEGARRKERENEMKKIVTQLEFAKGVPPIEIVSDNRWLIRSGTVTHMQQRNDEIKLTFGKRFTKVTLHLFLFNDYLFVTKPKSENLYTVVHYCARNLVELSSTDMLVSLPVKDTQGRHLLFLTILENQNDKTVEFLLSCNSESDKERWIEALTPPKSEDPNETLYECWDCPQVTAIHNYLASQPDELALSRGDVINVLRKMADGWYHGERIRDGQTGWFPANYTVEIANPHVRSRNLKQRYRLLAFSENYLKTK comes from the exons ATGGCAACCTTAAATCCAGTTCAGTGGGAGAAGCCTTTGTCGTTGGACCGACAAAGTCCATCTCTCCACGTCCTGGAAGTCCCGCTTCCAAGCCTCCAAAACCCGTCGTTCCTCCACTCACAAAAGCTGCGAGAGAACCTCATCGAATCCCGCAAGGCGTTCCTTCGCAACCTCAATGAAGACGAAAAGCTAGAACCCAACAATGAACCCCGGAAAACCCCCACGAAAAAAATCAgcttcaaaatcaaaaaaaccgCCTCGATCTACCGCCACAACCAGAAAATGTCCACGATCAGTGCAAGCAAAGTCGCCGAACTCACAATGAAGTTCAACATGATCAACGAGAAGAACTCCCTCCTGGAACAGCCCAAGTTCCGCAAGCTCGTCAAGCGCGTCAACAGCCAAAGAAGCTTAGACAGTGATAAAGTGACCAAGCACAGTGTTAAGAACGTAGTGACGCGCAAACCCAGCGTTAAAACGAAACCCTACGAGGACAAAGAGATTGTCATAGTGAGGCGCAAACCGACGATCAAACGCAAACCCAGCCGTGCCAATTTAGAAAAACCGGTGCTAGTGACCGAACAAAACCGCCCCACAACCCTCCCCCTCGACGAACCCCAACCGCCGTCCACGGGAACCGTCCGTGCGGCGATCGAAATTTTCGAACGCAGAAACTCAAGCCCAGTGCCAAAACCCAAAGTGCCTGAAAAACCAACGAAACTAAAACCCGACAAGACTGACGAAGATTTAGTACAAATCGTTAACATTCCGGCGGTGCTGCCGCAACGAAGATGTGATTCCATGTACGAAACGCTCAATGTTACGAAAACACCACTCCTAAAACCGACCAAGTCGGAGGAAACCATCGTTAGGCCAAAACCCAACACTTCCTTCCTCTGGAGCATCAACCAGGACAAGTCGCCCTCGGCCAAAGACGACTGGAAGGACCTCTACGACTTCGTCGACCCCTCCCCACAAGTCCCCCCGAGGGCCGCCCCGGCGAAACCCCCAACTCCCCCGAAAAAAACCTTCATGAAGCCTCCTCCCGAGGAGAAGATTTACGAGGAGTTGAATGTGAGTCGGGACGAGGACACGATCAGCCACAGCTACGAGTACTGCGAAGGGGATGATGGGTACGAGATCTGTGCCAAGGAGAATATCTACGAAACGCTCCCGCCGCCGCTTCTACCCAGGAGGCAGCAGCAGGAACCGCTTCCGCCAAGACCACCCTCCCGGAGCAGCTATTGCACGATTCAAAACCCGGAAAACGTGTCAAATTGCTACGAATCGATCTACAATCCCGAATCCAAGTCGAATGAGAGTACTTATGAGAGTATCTACGGGTGCCAAATCCGCGAGGGTGGCTCGAATCGCGATTCTCTTGTGTCCTCGGACCAGCAGAGTAATAGTTTGTACGGGAGGGCTAGTCTAGTGGGGTGGGGTGAGGATGGGACGAATCCCTACAGCGGCAAGGCCACAAGTGACTTAAGCACGAGTGACCGGAGCGATGATTGGGTCGATATGACCGATAATGAGGATAATGACAACAACAATGAAATCATCAT AATCCGCGAGCGTCAAAAGGCGAAGAAGACTACCGGTTGGTCCCAGCAATTTCGGGAGCAATGGTCTAAATCGCCGCGAAAACTCCCAACTGATCAGC GTACTGACAGTGACCCGGACCACCTCTACGAGAGACTTTGCACCAATGAGAACACCCAAGACGACGATTACGACTCCTTCGACAGTGATAGTGATTCGGAAGGTTCCTTCACTAAAGTCAATTCA CATGACAGCGGCCTGGACATCGGCAACAGCCAACTCCCCGAACCCCCAAACAACCAAACCTACGTCCTGACCCGTCTCGCGGCCACCGCCGGCAAACACATGCGCAAGCTGCGCCGCAACTGGTCACTGACCAAAAACGACATCAGCAAATCACTGAGTCGGATGACCAAACGCAAGTCGCGCACAGACCTCGCCAAACACAGGAAATCTAGTCCCGAAATTCTCCAACCGGAGGAGCCGCCCCCTCCTTGTGATAACCCCCCGGAGGCGGAAGCCAAGACCCTGCCCAGGAAGAGCTTCCTGACGAAGTTCCGGAGGAGCATGTCTCTGAGTGCCGAGTCGGCGAGCGAGCTCACCTCGAATTTGGATAAGCCGAAGAGTACGTTCTACTTGACGGAAATTGACATCGATAAGAACGAGTCTGAGAGGGACAGCGGGGCGTCGTTATCGCCGGTGCAGAGGAACTCCAAGGTCATAACGCGGCCGCAGAGCCCGCCCCCGCCCGCACCGGTCAGGGAGAAAAAGCGGTCGACTTCGTGGTACGCAGAAGTGGGGCTGTTTAAAAATTCGGAAAGCAACGCGCAGAGGAGGAGCAATACGTTCTGGTACGCCGAAGTCGGGCTCTACCAGACTGGGATGAGCACCCCGAGCACGAGTTCGGCGGAAAATAGCGGAAATACAACCAATGTTTCGATTAAACCGGACGATTTTATCAACCAGGATAACAGCGAGGAGTACTACAATCTCAAGAACGGCTCGGATTATTACAATGACAGTATTAACAGCTTTAGCAGCACGGAGACCAAGAAAGATCAGTCTTTGACGACTCTGGCTACTGACGCTCACTTGAGGCTGGAAGATGAGCCTTTGTATCAGTTTTACGACGCTGCGGTTTTAGAG TCGGTTTGTCACGATGGTGTCTCCGATTTTGATTCCGACGGCTATGAAGAAGTCGGTGATAACAACTCCGAATCCACTCTTTCCTCAAGACCATCAGCTATGGAACTAGTCACAcccaacaaaaatttactgaCGGTTTCAAGAACCCTTTGGTGTGAAATACCAGAAGTGATACAGTCGTCGGTGTTAA GCACTTTGAGTACGCATCAGAAGAAGTTGCAAGAAGCTAAGTTCGAAATGATCACGTCTGAAGCCTCCTACTTGAACTCCCTCAACGTTCTGTGCAACCACTTTGTCAAAAGTTTCGAAAGTTTGGATATTTTGTCAAAGGATGAGCTCGAAATGTTGTTCGGAAAAGTCGCAGATGTGAAAAACTGTTCGGAGAAGCTTATATCCGACTTGGAGAAGTGTTGGCAGGAAAATATTCTGCTTCATGGAGTGTGTGATATTGTTCAGAAGCACGCTGAGGAGAATTTCCACGTGTATGTCCCCTACTGTGAGAATCAAATTTTGTTAGACGACACGTTAAGGCGTATCAA GGAACGTCCAAATTTTCTCGAACAATTAAAACAGCTTGAATCAAGCTCAACGTGTCAGTCACTCAcactttactcatttttaatgCTCCCAATGCAGAGGATAACGAGGTGGCCACTGCTTGTGGACGCCGTCTTGAAGAGGCTCTCGCCACAAGACTCCGAATATTTAACGTGTCAATACGCGCTTGCAACGCTCAATAAA ATCGTCAGTCAGTGCAACGAAGGGGCAAGACGTAAAGAACGcgaaaatgaaatgaaaaaaatcgtaacaCAGTTAGAGTTCGCCAAGGGGGTTCCCCCGATTGAAATAGTGTCGGACAATCGGTGGCTCATCCGCTCCGGTACTGTAACCCACATGCAGCAAAGGAACGATGAGATTAAGCTGACTTTTGGAAAACGGTTCACGAAAGTGACGCTACACTTGTTTTTATTCAACGATTATTTGTTTGTTACAAAACCGAAAAG cgAAAATTTGTACACCGTGGTCCATTACTGCGCCCGCAATTTGGTGGAGTTGAGCAGCACCGACATGTTGGTGTCCCTCCCGGTCAAAGACACGCAAGGTCGCCACTTGCTGTTCCTcacaattttggaaaatcagAATGACAAGACTGTTGAATTT ttgttgtctTGTAACAGTGAAAGCGACAAGGAGCGATGGATCGAGGCGCTAACGCCCCCAAAATCTGAAGACCCAAACGAAACTCTTTACGAATGTTGGGACTGTCCGCAAGTAACTGCCATTCATAATTATCTGGCTAGTCAACCCGACGAATTGGCTTTATCTCGAGGGGATGTGATTAACGTTCTCCGCAAAATGGCCGATG gTTGGTATCACGGAGAGAGAATAAGAGATGGCCAAACTGGCTGGTTCCCCGCGAATTATACTGTAGAAATAGCGAACCCTCATGTCAGATCACGTAATTTGAAACAGCGATATCGGTTGTTGGCGTTTTCggaaaactatttaaaaactaaatga
- the LOC103314281 gene encoding uncharacterized protein LOC103314281 — MDEFVKLTWRKEVTDPDLDERFLSEEAVSESYVYKSFTKPIKSKPKRNVKLHVAKEKYVPSLKYHRLIRRRSLLTKSQKSYCLEALKLIQSGKRSDLLTEREKCCLKIYGECQSKIVEENQLFQEYAKNMWLKYKDKPLKTKPGIYMYAWPKWKQKLCRYLDYPQFYKEIASVCLNYDENEATVDFQHLVQPQETGTLARFVQPNLKEQCCLKMNTFQKVAKEVLLNSKLPVSQDDNIPKLLKSHKFDAVISSSGLKQIIDYTNIKTKWIIPVVIKEIEDEGGKLRKVVFIDKVLPKVDPSPHDLNCYAYKRLLKLSFCEYEAFKYPVEETPIGEGDEQDCETEDPKDRKKVIHHNANYRIWNIKKTTSHNTLMKNQSKDTEINLLVRCKLDGCEETEQSVLYPVTVRPKIEQQMQYGVNIASRSEIARDWTSLFFRLYSFLYRARIYSPMHEVISVEKCSIQKINIEAQTHYDYKPILGLGVLEKVLSQLVGLECGTYLLQHLPKHESFLSIMKQSDCTENAYDLHKECEETKVNTEGRLSWLPIDVNYILPVHEEYKQIPAVFHGFDNKKEPSGTTALKIRGKKRRKKPRKKQT, encoded by the exons ATGGATGAATTCGTGAAATTAACTTG GCGCAAAGAGGTGACTGATCCGGATCTGGACGAGCGATTTTTGAGCGAGGAGGCAGTGTCAGAGTCCTACGTTTACAAGAGTTTTACTAAACCAATTAAATCCAAACCGAAACGAAACGTTAAGCTACATGTAGCTAAAGAAAAATACGTCCCTAGTTTAAAGTATCACCGCTTAATTCGGCGCAGATCTCTACTAacaaagtcacaaaagtcgtACTGTTTGGAGGCCCTAAAGTTAATCCAGAGTGGCAAAAGGTCCGACCTATTGACCGAAAGAGAGAAGTGCTGTCTCAAAATTTATGGT GAATGCCAGTCAAAGATTGTTGAggaaaatcaattatttcaagAATATGCCAAAAATATGTGGCTCAAATACAAGGACAAGCCTTTGAAGACGAAACCGGGGATTTACATGTACGCTTGGCCAAAATGGAAGCAGAAACTCTGCAGATATTTGGACTATCCCCAATTTTACAAGGAAATTGCTTCGGTTTGTTTAAACTACGACGAGAATGAGGCCACTGTCGATTTTCAACATTTGGTGCAACCTCAGGAAACG gGCACACTGGCCCGCTTTGTGCAACCAAACCTCAAGGAACAGTGCTGTTTAAAAATGAACACGTTCCAAAAAGTGGCAAAGGAGGTTTTGCTGAACTCAAAATTGCCAGTCAGTCAAGACGATAATATACCAAAACTGCTCAAAAGCCACAAATTTGACGCTGTGATTTCGTCCAGTGGCCTTAAGCAAATTATTGACTACACTAATATTAAAACTAAGTGGATCATCCCGGTTGTGATTAAAGAAATTGAAGACGAGGGTGGCAAACTTCGTAAAGTTGTTTTCATTGATAAAGTGCTACCAAAAGTTGACCCCAGTCCGCACGATTTAAACTGTTATGCCTACAAACGGCTCctaaaattgagtttttgcgaATATGAGGCGTTTAAGTATCCTGTTGAGGAGACACCAATTGGTGAAGGAGACGAACAAG ACTGCGAGACCGAAGACCCAAAAGATAGGAAAAAAGTCATTCATCATAACGCGAATTACCGCATTTGgaatataaaaaagacaaCAAGTCACAATACTCTAATGAAAAATCAGAGCAAAGACACCGAAATTAACCTTTTGGTTCGCTGCAAATTGGACGGATGCgaa GAAACTGAGCAAAGTGTGTTATATCCGGTCACTGTGCGGCCTAAAATAGAGCAACAGATGCAGTACGGGGTCAATATCGCGTCGCGGAGCGAAATCGCTCGTGACTGGACCTCGCTTTTCTTTCGTCTTTATTCGTTTCTTTACAGAG cGCGCATTTATAGCCCCATGCACGAAGTTATCTCGGTCGAGAAATGCTCAATACAAAAGATCAACATCGAGGCACAAACTCACTACGATTATAAACCCATTCTAGGTTTAGGTGTTTTGGAAAAGGTCTTGAGCCAGTTGGTGGGTCTCGAGTGTGGCACTTATCTTCTGCAACATTTACCCAAACATGAGTCGTTTCTTTCAATCATGAAACAATCCGATTG CACTGAAAATGCGTACGATTTGCACAAAGAATGCGAGGAAACTAAAGTAAATACGGAAGGGCGGCTAAGTTGGTTACCTATTGATGTTAATTATATTTTGCCCGTGCATGAGGAGTATAAACAAATTCCTGCGGTTTTTCACGGTTTTGATAACAAAAAGGAGCCAAGTGGTACGACG
- the Blos1 gene encoding biogenesis of lysosome-related organelles complex 1 subunit 1: protein MSKMLSSMVKEHQAKQGTKKEIQESKRKEACVAASDLTQALVDHLNVGVAQAYLNQKKLDAEAKQLHASATNFSKQTQQWLNLVESFSSALKEIGDVENWAKSIEGDVRTISTALEIVYKNSQEAAQNQ from the exons ATGAGCAAAATGCTTTCGTCTATGGTGAAGGAGCATCAAGCCAAGCAAGGCACCAAAAAGGAAATTCAGG AATCGAAGCGCAAGGAGGCTTGTGTTGCTGCCAGTGATCTCACTCAGGCTCTAGTGGACCATTTAAACGTCGG GGTGGCCCAAGCATACCTAAACCAGAAGAAACTGGACGCTGAGGCAAAACAGCTGCACGCCAGTgctacgaatttttcaaagcaGACGCAACAGTGGCTGAACTTGGTGGAGTCGTTCAGCAGCGCATTGAAAGAAATTGGGGACGTGGAAAACTGGGCTAAATCAATTGAGGGTGATGTGAGGACGATATCAACCGCTCTTGAAATAGTCTACAAGAACTCACAAGAGGCAGCTCAGAACCAGTAG
- the LOC663572 gene encoding 2-oxoglutarate dehydrogenase complex component E1 — MSSLKLLSFLKLAPQCLRHYSETSFLTGTSSQYIEDMYNAWLKDPSSVHVSWDSFFRNTSQGLPQPYHAPPNLAPSKGALVSQIAAVATPPQTAPLDERTIEDHLAVQAVIRSYQARGHLVAKLDPLEIMFNDKTTTTVSQTGSPPEEILRTFRLENLDKVYKLPSSTYIGAEGEKKLPLREILHRLELAYCRHIGVEYMYIDDLEQRDFIRRRMEAPGVLNQSTVQKKLTLTRLIRTVEFENFLAKKWASEKRFGIEGCDMFIPGLEQIIDKSTEHGVEHFFLGLSHRGRLNTLANILRKPLYQIFNQFVPLEPADLGSGDVKYHHGSHTQRTNQLTQKHYKVTLLANPSHLESVNSVVLGRTRAEQFYKGDDEGKKSLAILIHGDAAFSGQGVNYESYGLSYLPHYTTHGAICFIINNQVGFTTDPRFSRSSRYCSDLGKVVNAPIFHVNADDPESVIHVCNIAAEWRAKFHKDIIIDLVGYRRHGHNEADEPMFTQPLMYTKIKSMASIGDKYSSELLKEKVVTKDEIKHVKDDYNKLCEDEYVKASKQTQIFIRDWLDSPWSGFFEGKDPLKVTPTGVPEATLAHIGAKVSSPPPPNLDFVLHKGITRILNQREAMVKNRQIDWALGEAMAIGSLVKEGVHVRLSGEDVERGTFSHRHHVYHHQTVDKMTYQPLGDVFDAQAPYVVCNSSLSEYGVLGFEVGYALANPNSLILWEAQFGDFYNTAQCIMDQFLCCGQAKWMRQIGLVVLLPHGFDGMGPEHSSGRPERFLQNCDDDPDVVPPPGPDFAIKQLHDCNWIVANCSTPANLFHIWRRQVALPFRKPLILFSPKNLLRHPECKSSFDEMLEGTEFKRVIPDSGPASQDPQNVKKLILCTGKVYYDIMDAFKKKKVGKEIAVTRVEQLSPFPYDLLKTEFEKYPNAKICWAQEEHKNGGPYLYVLARLNTLLNRSREIHYIGRAVSAAPATGTKAVHLKEVEMLANEFVAL; from the coding sequence ATGTCAAGTTTAAAACTCCTCTCCTTCTTAAAATTAGCCCCACAATGCCTCCGCCACTACTCGGAAACCTCCTTCCTCACTGGAACCTCATCTCAATACATCGAAGACATGTACAATGCTTGGCTCAAAGACCCATCCAGCGTCCACGTCTCCTGGGACTCCTTCTTCCGCAACACCAGCCAAGGCCTCCCCCAACCCTACCACGCCCCTCCGAACCTGGCGCCCTCCAAAGGCGCCCTAGTCTCCCAAATCGCGGCCGTCGCAACCCCCCCACAAACCGCCCCCCTCGACGAAAGAACAATCGAGGACCATTTAGCCGTCCAGGCCGTCATTCGCAGCTACCAAGCCCGCGGCCATCTAGTCGCCAAACTAGACCCTTTGGAAATCATGTTCAATGATAAAACCACGACCACGGTGTCGCAAACCGGGTCACCACCGGAGGAAATCCTCCGAACATTCCGCCTGGAAAACCTGGACAAAGTCTACAAACTGCCGTCGAGCACGTACATCGGCGCCGAGGGCGAAAAGAAACTCCCTCTCCGTGAGATTTTGCACCGGCTGGAGTTGGCTTACTGCCGCCACATCGGGGTGGAGTACATGTACATCGATGATTTGGAACAGAGGGATTTTATCCGGCGCCGGATGGAAGCCCCAGGTGTGCTTAACCAGAGCACGGTCCAGAAAAAACTCACCTTGACTAGGCTTATTAGAACGGTCGAGTTTGAGAATTTCTTGGCCAAGAAATGGGCCTCCGAGAAGCGGTTCGGGATCGAAGGCTGCGACATGTTCATTCCTGGACTTGAACAAATCATCGACAAGTCGACGGAACACGGCGTCGAGCATTTTTTCCTCGGGTTGAGTCACAGGGGCCGTTTGAACACCCTGGCTAATATTCTTCGGAAGCCGCTCTACCAGATTTTCAACCAATTTGTGCCGCTGGAGCCCGCGGATTTGGGGTCCGGCGACGTGAAGTACCACCACGGGAGTCACACCCAGCGCACCAACCAGCTCACCCAGAAGCACTACAAAGTCACGCTGCTGGCGAACCCATCGCACTTGGAGAGCGTCAACTCGGTGGTGCTTGGGCGCACCCGCGCCGAGCAGTTCTACAAAGGCGACGATGAGGGCAAGAAGAGTTTGGCGATTTTGATCCACGGAGACGCCGCTTTTTCTGGCCAAGGGGTCAACTACGAGAGCTACGGTCTGTCCTACTTGCCCCACTACACCACACACGGGGCTATCTGTTTCATTATAAACAACCAGGTGGGGTTCACCACCGATCCTCGGTTTTCCCGGTCGTCGCGCTACTGCTCCGACTTGGGCAAAGTCGTGAACGCGCCCATTTTCCACGTGAACGCCGACGACCCCGAGAGCGTTATCCACGTGTGCAACATCGCGGCGGAGTGGAGGGCCAAGTTCCACAAAGACATCATCATCGACTTGGTCGGGTACCGCCGCCACGGCCACAACGAAGCCGACGAGCCCATGTTCACCCAGCCCCTGATGTACACCAAGATCAAGAGCATGGCCTCCATCGGGGACAAGTACTCCAGCGAGTTGCTGAAGGAGAAAGTGGTGACGAAGGACGAGATCAAGCACGTGAAGGACGATTACAACAAACTGTGCGAAGACGAGTACGTGAAGGCGTCCAAACAAACACAAATCTTCATCAGAGATTGGTTGGACTCGCCTTGGTCGGGCTTCTTCGAGGGGAAAGACCCGCTCAAGGTGACCCCCACCGGGGTGCCGGAAGCCACCCTCGCGCACATCGGGGCCAAAGTCTCCTCGCCGCCGCCCCCAAACCTCGACTTCGTGCTCCACAAGGGCATAACTCGCATTCTGAACCAACGCGAAGCGATGGTCAAGAACCGGCAAATCGACTGGGCTTTGGGGGAGGCGATGGCCATCGGGTCCCTCGTCAAGGAGGGCGTCCACGTGCGCCTCTCCGGCGAGGACGTCGAGCGCGGGACGTTCTCGCACCGCCACCACGTCTACCACCACCAGACCGTGGACAAAATGACCTACCAGCCCCTCGGTGACGTCTTCGACGCCCAAGCGCCCTACGTGGTGTGCAACAGCTCGCTGTCCGAGTACGGCGTCCTGGGCTTCGAGGTGGGCTATGCCCTGGCCAACCCCAACTCCCTGATCCTGTGGGAAGCCCAGTTCGGAGATTTCTACAACACGGCGCAGTGCATAATGGACCAGTTTCTGTGCTGTGGCCAGGCCAAGTGGATGCGGCAGATCGGCCTCGTTGTGCTCCTGCCGCATGGGTTCGACGGCATGGGCCCGGAGCACTCCAGCGGCCGGCCTGAGCGCTTCCTGCAGAACTGTGACGACGACCCCGACGTGGTCCCGCCCCCAGGACCCGACTTTGCTATTAAACAACTCCACGATTGCAACTGGATCGTGGCCAATTGTTCCACACCCGCCAACCTCTTCCACATCTGGCGGCGCCAAGTCGCTCTACCATTCCGCAAACCCTTGATCCTGTTCAGTCCCAAAAACCTGCTAAGGCACCCCGAGTGCAAAAGCTCCTTCGACGAAATGCTCGAAGGGACGGAATTCAAACGAGTTATCCCCGACAGTGGGCCAGCGAGTCAGGACCCGCAAAACGTCAAGAAACTCATCCTTTGCACCGGGAAGGTGTATTACGATATTATGGACgctttcaaaaagaaaaaagtcgGGAAGGAGATCGCCGTTACGAGAGTCGAGCAATTGTCGCCGTTTCCGTACGATTTGCTTAAAACCGAATTCGAGAAGTATCCAAACGCGAAAATTTGCTGGGCTCAAGAAGAGCACAAGAACGGGGGGCCGTATTTGTACGTTTTGGCGCGGTTGAACACACTTTTGAATAGGTCACGCGAAATTCATTATATTGGGAGGGCGGTGTCCGCAGCCCCGGCCACGGGAACCAAAGCAGTGCATCTAAAGGAAGTCGAAATGTTGGCGAACGAATTTGTGGCGCTTTAG
- the loj gene encoding transmembrane emp24 domain-containing protein A produces MVKSSATFVACFVPTFVFFCILLCETGAQSTVPWYENLPAVAMDYKVHIDPGKEDCYYQYVNPGATFYVSFQVVRGGDGMAGFAVRHPSGQIVHPYQWKPNSEYQDQTSTGGYYSVCIDNQFSRFAGKLVNIYITVVRYDMWEKYTKEIDELNMNMENFTNTIVTVDRNINDILQYQHHSRAREAWDFNLLQDNNTYVVRWSIIQIIVIMATTAVQVYFVRKLFDIKSGSSRSRI; encoded by the exons ATGGTTAAGAGTAGTGCCACGTTCGTTGCATGTTTTGTAccaacttttgtttttttctgcattttaTTATGTGAAACCGGGGCCCAATCGACTGTACCATGGTACGAAAATCTCCCAGCTGTGGCCATGGACTATAAGGTCCATATAGACCCAGGGAAAGAGGACTGTTATTACCAATATGTTAACCCCGGTGCCACTTTTTACGTCAGTTTTCAA GTGGTGCGAGGTGGGGACGGCATGGCGGGCTTTGCGGTACGTCACCCCTCGGGGCAAATTGTACACCCCTATCAATGGAAGCCGAACAGCGAGTACCAAGATCAAACCTCCACAGGGGGCTATTATTCCGTGTGTATAGATAATCAGTTTTCGAGGTTTGCGGGCAAACTTGTTAATATTTATATCACGGTCGTCAGGTACGACATGTGGGAGAAGTACACAAAGGAAATTGACGAGCTTAACATGAACATGGAGAACTTTACG AACACTATTGTGACAGTGGATCGCAACATTAATGACATACTGCAGTATCAACACCATTCAAGGGCGCGCGAAGCGTGGGATTTCAATCTATTACAAGATAACAACACTTATGTCGTCCGCTGGTCTATTATTCAGATAATTGTGATCATGGCGACCACCGCAGTTCAGGTTTATTTTGTCCGGAAGTTGTTCGATATCAAGTCGGGAAGCAGTCGGTCGCGGATTTAG